The Anoplolepis gracilipes chromosome 17, ASM4749672v1, whole genome shotgun sequence genome window below encodes:
- the LOC140675193 gene encoding uncharacterized protein: MSEKHGNDDSGIGCSPLGIRLEGERNETVSHPSCFQQSPTNESTNMNYSELIRSETEAFQKRGDVDHVFTGSVKCELCEFRPKRLFQYYHHIIVHCKRINDSDFEIDSAQALNAESFHNGDNSLEGIQSKKKKRRKNVKPKRCKHNDCDFVTTEGYDVTETKKELWMHMRKNHKYPLVCRLCPFVTEPKHHMVYHWLGDHTKLRPFKCEEPDCTYNCVAKSMLNSHMVRHWKVFQYNCQDCNFKARLLHAMKKHMKEKNHTNVTVLNEDGTQNQTAFIDIYSKKRKPRQNITTKNYDKSDQSDLNQSSSSASPEPHETLVSHSETQQQLQSVEPDSHINNNRNQSNLSTYSLFNVLYELNNYITDMILNWNNSQNPTSWNYVSLVFKNLFGDITPYMNIQTIDPQNRLNSLFLMHKMIKLHIEQISKIDHNNFKIINDIEAGPSNNKNNANYNINNNTNRLSTCNELENQSETQYIPTINRTNFKIPDNEAGPSNYKKYTNQALISNKRKAESEELDDMATSGNNNYFNSTDNNETGSSNKIYNNISTSEELESQSQTQENKILNKPLSISKFKITGATKRKTKAQTRFTREENTERNKIESFESPMDSGLQRQINVTVNNIKLNNNCKYCDLTFGNKFMHTMHMDFHTINDPYTCNSCGKRCIDSLDFNSHLIRGKH, translated from the exons ATGTCAGAAAAGCATGGGAATGATGATTCTGGCATTGGGTGTTCACCTCTGGGCATCAGATTAGAAGGTGAACGGAATGAAACGGTGTCCCATCCCAGTTGTTTTCAACAATCGCCTACAAATGAATCAACAAATATGAACTACTCCGAATTGATCAGATCCGAAACAGAAGCTTTTCAAAAGCGAGGTGATGTTGATCACGTTTTCACGGGTTCCGTGAAATGTGAATTGTGTGAATTCAGACCCAAAAGATt ATTTCAATATTATCACCATATAATCGTGCACTGCAAAAGAATCAACGATTCAGACTTCGAAATCGATTCAGCGCAGGCGTTGAATGCCGAATCTTTTCACAACGGAGATAATTCTCTCGAAGGAATCCAAAGCAAGAAGAAGAAACGACGCAAAAACGTTAAACCTAAAAGATGCAAACACAATGACTGCGACTTTGTAACGACTGAGGGATACGATGTGACAGAAACGAAGAAGGAGCTTTGGATGCACATGCGTAAGAATCACAAATATCCTCTTGTCTGTCGTCTTTGTCCATTCGTTACCGAGCCGAAACATCATATGGTTTACCATTGGCTTGGTGATCACACTAAACTCAGACCTTTCAAATGCGAGGAACCTGACTGTACGTATAATTGCGTAGCTAAGTCAATGTTAAATAGTCACATGGTACGTCATTGGAAAGTCTTTCAGTACAATTGCCAAGACTGTAATTTTAAAGCCAGATTACTCCACGCGATGAAGAAGCacatgaaagagaaaaatcataCTAATGTGACGGTGCTGAATGAAGACGGCACGCAAAATCAAACGGCctttattgatatatacagCAAAAAACGCAAACCTAGACAGAACATCACTACTAAAAATTACGACAAATCGGATCAGAGTGACCTCAATCAGTCGAGTTCATCAGCTTCTCCAGAACCACATGAAACGCTAGTCTCTCATTCTGAGACTCAACAGCAGCTACAATCAGTTGAGCCAGATAGTCACATCAACAACAATAGAAACCAGTCGAATTTATCAACGTATTCGTTATTTAACGTCCTATACgagttgaataattatataacagacATGATTCTCAATTGGAACAACAGTCAAAATCCGACCTCTTGGAACTATGTGAGCTTAGTGTTTAAAAATCTGTTTGGCGACATAACACCCTATATGAATATACAGACGATCGACCCACAGAATCGTTTAAATTCTTTGTTTCTTATgcataaaatgataaagttaCACATCGAACAAATAAGTAAGATTGAccataacaattttaaaataattaatgatattgaaGCCGGTCCTAGTAACAATAAGAACAATGCTAACTATAATATCAACAATAATACAAACAGACTCTCGACATGCAACGAATTGGAAAATCAATCAGAAACTCAGTATATTCCTACAATAAACCGTACTAATTTCAAAATACCTGACAATGAAGCTGGTCCttctaattacaaaaaatatactaaccAAGCTTTAATATCCAACAAACGAAAGGCTGAATCGGAAGAACTGGATGATATGGCTACGAGtggcaataataattacttcaaTTCAACTGACAATAATGAAACTGGTTcttccaataaaatttataacaacatCTCAACATCCGAGGAACTAGAATCCCAGTCGCAAACACAGGAAAACAAGATTCTAAATAAACCATTGAGCATCAGTAAATTCAAGATTACTGGTGCTACCAAACGTAAAACTAAAGCGCAGACACGATTCACGAGAGAAGAGAACACGGAacggaataaaattgaatcttTTGAGTCTCCGATGGACAGTGGTTTGCAAAGGCAGATTAATGTCAcagtaaacaatataaaattaaataacaactGCAAATACTGTGACCTTACGTTCGGAAACAAGTTTATGCATACTATGCATATGGATTTTCACACAATTAATGATCCCTATACGTGTAATTCGTGCGGTAAAAGATGCATTGACAGTTTAGATTTTAATAGTCATCTTATTCGTGGAAAACACTAG